The genomic region GCGGACCTTTCTGGCATCCCGGCCGCTTGATGCGGATGCGACCTGGCAGGACGCGATCACGCCGGATCGAACCACCGAGATGCCGCCGCCGCTGCTGGCCGACTGGGGCCTGCGCGGAGCCTTGTGGGGCATGCCGAGTGGCCGGCGGCACTGGCTCGTCACGGTTGATGAGCGCAATGATCAGCACCGCGTGGATGTCCGCCCACTCCGTCTGTCGGCGCTCCTCGATGCGGGCCAATCTTAAGGCCGCACGTGTCCTGGTACAGTCCAGGGAGCTAACTCCACGCGGCGAAGCGTGGTGGTCATGAACTGGGACGTCCGTGCGTGCGGCGGCGGGTCGAGATTACCACTCGACCCGCCGCCAGGGCATGTTCATCCTTTCTATATACTAACCAGAAAATGATTTGTCCTATGCGAATTTCTGCTCCTCGCTCGCACCTAATCACGACCGACATTGTCGCGTAGCACGGTACCAGTCCCTTGGTTGAAATATGGATAGATCGTATCAGTTACATTTTCGGTAATCACGCATTTCGTCGCTCCTGTTTCGATGACGATTGGGAGGTCATTTGCGTCCTCCGAATTATAAATCGAACATCCCCTCACTTTTGTCTTAACTGTCAATTTCCCCGTCAACTTGATGACCCCGCCTCCATTCCGAGTCTTGTTGCAGCTGAACATGGTAACAGAATTCATCGCGCAGTGATGTGAATTGTCGAAGACAACTGCTTGATAATTCACGCTCGAAATCTTTCCGTTTGTGATCGAGGCACCGTGTACATGCTCAAAATAGATTCCATGATCGCAAGCATTGAGCCATATATTAGATATTTGGATAACTCCGGAGCCGACAACGTGATTGTGAGATCCTTTAAAATGCATCAACCATCCTTCGTTGGGACCATCCACTGCCACGTTATGAAGGAAGAAGTCATTTATCACGGATAGATTATTATCGCAAATCGCGTGGAGCCCTAATCCGTAAATCACGCAGTCAGAGACGTGAATTCCCGCCACTGTAGCGCCGTTTCCGGTACTGGACACATAAATGCCAATTCCCCTTTCGACCTCAATTTGACAGGATCGTATCCAGCAATCGCCAGTAAAATTGCTGCACGCCTTGATGTGCAATCCGTATTTCCCAGCGGTGATCTGGCAGTTATCGAAGGTGATCATTCTGCTCCCAGGACTCAACTCGACGCCGACCTTGAAAAAGTAGATCCTGCAGTCTCTCAGGGTAGAGAGGGTTCCCCCTTGATAGGTAGAGTCGATGGTTATCCCCACCTCCACATTCCTCAAGTCATTGCAATCGCCTTCGATTGCCAAACCAAAGATATGAAATAGCCTGAGCTTTGGTGCTTCCGGGTGATTCGCGTTGAACACCCTCAGAACGGGATTCAGACTGGCATCCGCAGCCTTTAAAATAGCATCATAGCCATAAATGATCACACCTTGAGGCAAATTGATTGTCTGCGAGACTAGATACACTCCTTTAGGAAACTTAACGACGGTCGGCGTGGTTGCATTTGAGTATGCAGATTTAATAGTGCGACGGATCGCAGCGCTGTCATCAGTCGTCCCATCTCCTTGGGCCCCGAACCATTGTGGATAATAACATTCCACACGGGGTGTCCCCCTGACCGCTCCGCTTCCGGAAAAAATCTGCCAAAGTCCCGCGAGAATACACCCCTTGATCGCAATCTCGACTCCCTCGATAACATCAAACATCGCGCCTTTTGCAAATAACAACGTTATATTATTCGGGAAAATGAGGTCTGATGCAAAGTGATACACTCCAGTCGGATAGTACAGGGTCATCTCCTGTGTTCCGATTGCACTCACGGCTGCTGCAGAGTCGGCATATTCTGTGATGCAGATTATA from Herpetosiphonaceae bacterium harbors:
- a CDS encoding glycosyl hydrolase family 28-related protein, with product MSTQPTESAITATMLEACSQQSTSIICITEYADSAAAVSAIGTQEMTLYYPTGVYHFASDLIFPNNITLLFAKGAMFDVIEGVEIAIKGCILAGLWQIFSGSGAVRGTPRVECYYPQWFGAQGDGTTDDSAAIRRTIKSAYSNATTPTVVKFPKGVYLVSQTINLPQGVIIYGYDAILKAADASLNPVLRVFNANHPEAPKLRLFHIFGLAIEGDCNDLRNVEVGITIDSTYQGGTLSTLRDCRIYFFKVGVELSPGSRMITFDNCQITAGKYGLHIKACSNFTGDCWIRSCQIEVERGIGIYVSSTGNGATVAGIHVSDCVIYGLGLHAICDNNLSVINDFFLHNVAVDGPNEGWLMHFKGSHNHVVGSGVIQISNIWLNACDHGIYFEHVHGASITNGKISSVNYQAVVFDNSHHCAMNSVTMFSCNKTRNGGGVIKLTGKLTVKTKVRGCSIYNSEDANDLPIVIETGATKCVITENVTDTIYPYFNQGTGTVLRDNVGRD